From the genome of Paraburkholderia aromaticivorans, one region includes:
- a CDS encoding MerR family transcriptional regulator, producing the protein MNTQYTITELAREFDVTPRAIRFYEDQGLLSPSREGSSGLRRVYSGRDRTRLKLTLRGKRLGFTLSEIRDLLDVYESPTDTVPQLHAFLATVARHQEVLARQLEDLNATLEDLAQYEAQARALLATGSREAKPA; encoded by the coding sequence ATGAACACGCAATACACGATCACCGAGCTCGCGCGGGAATTCGACGTCACGCCGCGCGCGATCCGCTTCTACGAAGATCAGGGTTTACTCTCGCCGAGCCGGGAAGGATCGAGCGGCTTGCGGCGCGTCTATTCCGGCCGCGACCGAACGCGGCTCAAGCTCACGTTGCGCGGCAAGCGGCTCGGCTTCACGTTGTCGGAGATTCGCGATCTGCTGGACGTGTACGAGTCGCCGACCGACACGGTGCCGCAACTGCACGCGTTTCTCGCCACGGTGGCGCGTCATCAGGAAGTGCTGGCGCGTCAACTGGAAGACCTCAATGCGACGCTCGAAGACCTCGCGCAATACGAAGCGCAGGCGCGCGCGCTGCTCGCGACCGGCTCGCGCGAAGCCAAGCCGGCATGA
- a CDS encoding cobalamin-binding protein → MHTRAVDAAGVAHEPAGAAARIVSLVPSITELLFALGLDRRIVGRTGFCVHPRDKVREVRKVGGTKAVNLAAIRALRPTHLIVNIDENEHDTVEQLRTFVPHIVVTHPRTPQDNLALYTLLGAIFDRAQEAQRLCETLEARLHEAAAHAFSPQSVLYLIWREPWMTVARDTYISAMLRLVNWHTLPDVQGGAAGAARYPMLEFDTAPWLAQVDRILLSSEPYRFTQVHCDALKRDSRLAGKRIELIDGEMVSWYGVRAIEGIAYLLRRAGAA, encoded by the coding sequence ATGCACACCCGTGCGGTCGATGCAGCCGGCGTCGCGCACGAACCGGCAGGCGCCGCGGCACGCATCGTCTCGCTGGTGCCGAGCATCACCGAACTGCTTTTCGCCCTTGGTCTGGACCGGCGGATCGTCGGCCGCACCGGCTTTTGCGTGCATCCCCGAGACAAGGTGCGTGAGGTCCGCAAGGTCGGCGGCACCAAAGCCGTGAATCTCGCCGCCATTCGTGCGTTGCGCCCCACTCATCTGATCGTCAATATCGACGAAAACGAGCACGATACCGTCGAGCAATTGCGCACATTCGTGCCACACATCGTCGTGACGCATCCGCGAACGCCGCAGGACAATCTGGCGCTGTACACGCTGCTGGGCGCGATCTTCGATCGGGCGCAGGAAGCGCAGCGTCTGTGCGAAACGCTCGAAGCCCGCCTGCACGAAGCGGCGGCGCACGCGTTCAGTCCGCAAAGCGTGCTGTATCTGATCTGGCGCGAACCGTGGATGACCGTGGCGCGCGACACTTATATCTCCGCGATGCTGCGACTCGTGAACTGGCACACGCTGCCTGACGTGCAAGGCGGAGCGGCAGGCGCCGCACGTTACCCGATGCTCGAGTTCGACACCGCGCCGTGGCTCGCCCAGGTCGACCGCATCCTGCTCTCCAGTGAGCCGTACCGCTTCACGCAGGTCCATTGCGACGCGCTGAAGCGCGATTCGCGGCTAGCCGGCAAGCGCATCGAGTTGATCGACGGGGAAATGGTGTCGTGGTACGGCGTGCGCGCGATCGAAGGCATCGCTTATCTGCTGCGGCGCGCCGGGGCGGCATGA
- a CDS encoding ABC transporter substrate-binding protein — protein sequence MRFKLLAAAVLFTAPALVLAKPLTVCTESSPDGFDVVQFNSLVTTNASADVIFNSLVSYDEAAKKVVPALADKWDVSADGLTYTFHLRPNVQFQSTDYFKPTRPLNADDVVFTFDRMLDDSNPWHKVAGASGFPHAQSMGLPKLIKSISKVDENTVKFELNAPDATFVSILTMGFASIYSAEYADQLLKAGKQADLNSKPIGTGPFELKSYTKDAVIRYDVNPAYWGPKPKIDRLIYAITPDATVRAQKVKTGECQIALSPKPQDLADAKSDKSLAIVQTPAFMTAFVALNTQKKPLDNQKVRAALNMAFDRTTYLKTVFDNTATPAVNPYPPNTWSYNKSVKAWPYDPAKAKKLLADAGYPNGFETTIWVRPNGSVLNPNPKAGAELLQADFAKIGVKAEVKVIEWGELIKEAKQGQHDSLFMGWAGDNGDPDNYLSPLFSCNAVKSGINFARFCDQDLDKLIADGKATPDQSRRAKAYEQAQQVIHDQALWIPLGYPTAAAITRTNVSGYHVSPFGRQNFGTASVQ from the coding sequence ATGCGCTTCAAACTGCTCGCAGCCGCCGTACTGTTCACGGCGCCCGCGCTCGTGCTCGCCAAACCGCTGACCGTCTGTACCGAGTCGAGCCCCGACGGCTTCGATGTCGTGCAGTTCAATTCGCTCGTCACGACCAACGCATCGGCCGACGTGATCTTCAATTCGCTGGTCTCCTACGACGAGGCCGCGAAGAAAGTGGTGCCGGCGCTGGCCGACAAGTGGGACGTGAGCGCCGACGGCCTCACCTACACGTTCCATCTGCGCCCGAACGTGCAATTCCAGAGCACCGACTACTTCAAGCCCACCCGCCCGCTCAACGCCGACGACGTGGTCTTCACGTTCGACCGCATGCTCGACGACAGCAATCCGTGGCACAAGGTGGCGGGCGCGAGCGGCTTCCCGCATGCGCAGTCCATGGGCCTGCCCAAGCTCATCAAATCCATCAGCAAGGTCGACGAGAACACCGTCAAGTTCGAACTGAACGCGCCCGACGCAACCTTCGTGTCGATCCTGACCATGGGGTTCGCGTCGATCTATTCGGCTGAATACGCCGATCAGTTGCTCAAGGCCGGCAAGCAGGCCGATCTGAATTCGAAGCCGATCGGCACCGGTCCGTTCGAACTGAAGAGCTATACGAAAGACGCGGTGATCCGCTACGACGTGAACCCGGCCTACTGGGGTCCGAAGCCGAAGATCGACCGCCTGATCTATGCGATCACGCCGGACGCCACGGTGCGGGCGCAGAAGGTGAAAACCGGCGAATGCCAGATCGCGTTGTCGCCGAAGCCGCAGGATCTCGCCGACGCGAAGAGCGACAAGTCGCTCGCGATCGTGCAGACGCCCGCGTTCATGACGGCGTTCGTCGCGTTGAACACACAGAAAAAGCCGCTCGACAACCAGAAGGTGCGCGCCGCGCTGAACATGGCATTCGACCGCACCACGTACCTGAAGACCGTGTTCGACAACACGGCGACGCCGGCCGTGAACCCGTATCCGCCGAACACGTGGAGCTACAACAAGTCCGTGAAAGCATGGCCGTACGACCCGGCAAAGGCGAAGAAACTGCTCGCCGACGCGGGCTATCCGAACGGCTTCGAAACGACGATCTGGGTACGTCCGAACGGCAGCGTGCTGAACCCGAATCCGAAGGCCGGCGCGGAACTGCTGCAAGCCGACTTCGCGAAGATCGGCGTGAAGGCCGAGGTGAAGGTGATCGAATGGGGCGAGTTGATCAAGGAGGCCAAGCAAGGCCAGCATGACTCGCTCTTCATGGGCTGGGCCGGCGACAACGGCGATCCGGACAACTACCTGTCGCCGCTGTTCAGCTGCAACGCGGTCAAGTCGGGCATCAACTTCGCGCGTTTCTGCGATCAGGATCTGGACAAGCTGATTGCCGACGGCAAGGCAACGCCGGATCAATCCAGGCGCGCGAAAGCGTATGAGCAGGCGCAGCAGGTCATTCACGATCAGGCGCTGTGGATTCCGCTCGGTTATCCGACCGCCGCTGCGATCACGCGCACGAATGTGAGCGGTTATCACGTGAGTCCGTTTGGACGGCAGAACTTTGGGACGGCGTCGGTGCAGTAG
- a CDS encoding MBL fold metallo-hydrolase, translating into MNALEHQLDYPFNDALPDAGHAMEVARGVFWLRMPLPFALDHINLWLLRDEIDGQQGWTVVDCGIASDAIKENWEKVFDSVLDGLPVLRVIVTHCHPDHIGLAHWICAGGDKQRWDVRLWTTLGEYMQARVMAAGDGSNAGGEGAARHFARHGVSDEESLEKLRNRKSYYSSLVPAIPGQYRRLREADGVKIGGRTWRVVTGFGHSPEHCALFCEETGVLISGDMVLPRISTNVSVFDMEPEGSPLALYLESLGRYETMPEDTLVLPSHGKPFRGVRTRIRQLREHHDARLAEVREACAEKPQSAADIVPLMFKRQLDIHQMTFAMGEALAHLHLLWLAGELTRKQDADGVIRFSPA; encoded by the coding sequence ATGAATGCACTCGAACACCAACTCGACTACCCGTTCAACGACGCGTTGCCGGACGCGGGCCACGCGATGGAAGTCGCGCGAGGCGTGTTCTGGCTGCGCATGCCGTTGCCGTTCGCGCTGGATCACATCAACCTGTGGCTGCTGCGTGACGAGATCGACGGCCAGCAGGGCTGGACGGTGGTGGACTGCGGCATCGCCTCGGACGCGATCAAGGAGAACTGGGAGAAGGTGTTCGACTCGGTGCTCGACGGCCTGCCGGTGCTACGGGTGATCGTCACGCACTGCCATCCCGATCACATCGGTCTTGCGCACTGGATTTGCGCGGGCGGCGACAAACAGCGCTGGGACGTGCGGTTGTGGACTACGCTCGGCGAATACATGCAGGCCCGCGTGATGGCGGCCGGCGACGGTTCGAACGCGGGCGGCGAGGGCGCGGCGCGGCACTTCGCGCGGCACGGCGTGAGCGACGAGGAATCGCTCGAGAAGCTGCGCAATCGCAAGAGCTATTACTCAAGCCTCGTGCCGGCGATTCCGGGCCAGTATCGCCGCTTGCGGGAAGCGGACGGCGTGAAGATCGGCGGCAGGACGTGGCGCGTGGTGACCGGCTTCGGCCATTCGCCGGAACACTGCGCGTTGTTCTGCGAAGAGACCGGCGTATTGATTTCGGGTGACATGGTGCTGCCGCGCATTTCGACCAATGTCTCGGTGTTCGATATGGAGCCGGAAGGCTCACCGCTCGCGCTGTATCTGGAGTCGCTCGGCCGTTACGAGACGATGCCGGAAGATACGCTCGTGCTGCCGTCGCATGGCAAGCCGTTTCGCGGTGTGCGCACGCGGATCCGGCAACTGCGCGAGCATCATGACGCGCGTCTGGCGGAAGTGCGCGAGGCATGCGCGGAGAAACCGCAGAGCGCCGCGGATATCGTGCCGCTCATGTTCAAGCGCCAGCTCGACATCCATCAAATGACGTTTGCGATGGGCGAAGCTTTGGCGCACTTGCATCTGCTGTGGCTGGCGGGCGAGCTGACACGTAAGCAGGATGCGGATGGGGTGATTCGGTTTTCGCCGGCGTGA